The nucleotide window GTTCAGGATGATCAAGTTCCGCTCGATGGTGACGGGCGCAGAGAATCAGTTGGCCGCATTGCATGGTATGGATCGCAACGCGGGAAACTCCGTGATGTTCAAGATGCGAAACGACCCTCGGATCACTCCCCTCGGGGGTTTTCTGCGCAGGTTCAGCCTGGACGAACTGCCACAACTCTTCAACGTCTTTGCCGGGACGATGTCTCTCGTCGGCCCCCGCCCGTCGCTGTCGACAGAGGTTGACGAATACGAAACCTACGTTCACCGACGTTTTCTGGTGAAGCCAGGCATCACAGGTCTCTGGCAGGTGAGCGGCCGGTCCAACCTCTCTTGGGCAGACAGTGTGCGCCTCGACCTCTTCTACGTCGAGAACTGGTCGATCACCGGAGACATATCAATTCTCTGGCGCACCACGCGGGCCGTCTTGGCTCGCGACGGCGCGTACTAACCAATCGCCCGCCACATCCGTACCGCGAACCACAGCTACAGAGATCCTGAAAGGCCCCTCATGAGTACCAGCATCGAGAATGAAGCCAGGGGCGCCAGCGAGCAGGCTCATGTCACGCAGTGGGTCGGACCGGTGGAGTTCGTATCCAGCGATTCGCTGCGGGCCGTTCATCAGATTCTTGACCTCGTGCACGATGGACGAGGGGTGCACGTTCACTTGGCGAACGCGTACACCGTGTCACTGGCCGATACCTCACCTGAATATAGGAGTGTCCTCGCCGCACCGGCGATCAATTTCCCTGATGGAAAGCCCATCGGCTGGACTTCGGCCCTTCGCGGCCACTCACCCGCGCTGCGGCAGGTCCGCGGGCCTCAGCTGTTCCTGGATGTCTTTGATGCGGGGCGGGCCCACGGAATCAAGCACTTCCTGCTGGGGTCCACACCCGAGGTGCTCGCCTCTCTGCAGCTGGTGCTCGCCGACCGTTTCCCCGGCGTGCAAATCGTCGGCGTCGAAAGTCCACCCTTTCGCCCCCTCTCCCCCGAAGAACTGGCCGCGCAAGACTCCCGCATCCGCGACACGGCGGCAGACATCGTTTGGGTCGGCCTGGGCACCCCCAAACAGGATGTGGAGGCTCAGCGTCTCGCGGGCAGCCTGCCAATCGTTGCGGTAGCGATCGGGGCCGCGTTTGACTTCGCCGCTGGCACCATTCGCCCCGCCCCGGCCTGGGTGACAGCGATTGGCTTCGAATGGGCCTACCGTTTTGCGCGTGAGCCAAGGCGGCTATGGAAACGATACGTATTCGGAAACGCACGTTTCGTCAAGACGGCTCTACTTTCGAAGCCGCGCCCAGCGCCCACCTCGACGAAAATTCGCGGATGAAGGTAGCTGTCGTCCACAGTTACTACTCCTCACGCCAATCCAGTGGCGAGAACGTTGTTGTGGATGCACAGGTGGCTGCGATGCGCGAGTTCGGCCTAGACGTCGAAGTGATAGCGGCAAGAACCGACGACCTCGAGCAGGCACCCGGCTACGCCTCGCGAGCCGCGCTACGGGTCGCCACGGGCCGCGGGGGATCGCCTCTCGAGCAGATTGAAGCCATTAATCCAGACGTGGTCCACGTGCACAACCTCTTCCCCAACTGGGGAACACAATGGCTGTCCAAGTGGGAGCGACCGATTGTGGCGACAGTGCACAATTTTCGGCCGGTTTGCGCCGCAGGCACCCTTTTTCGCGACGGCAAAGTGTGCACTGCCTGCCCAGATTCAAGTGCATTGAGGGCCATCCAACATGCGTGCTACCGCGGGTCACGGGTGGCGACCCTTCCCCTGGCCGTCAAGAGTCGAGGCGGAGTCTCGGGCGATCGCTTGCTCAGCAGAGCTGACAGGGTCATTCTGCTGACAGCCCGCGCGCGTGGCCTGTACGAGGGATTCGGACTTGAACCCCAGAAAATTGAGGTGATTCCGAACTTCGTGCGGGACTTGGGCGCCGTCACGGAGGCGCCGGGTCGACCGGGGTGGGCGTACACGGGCAGGCTGTCGGCTGAAAAGGGGATTCTCAACCTGGTCAGACATTGGCCGGCCATGGAGTCACTTGACGTCTACGGGGATGGACCACTTCGCGGCGAACTGGAAGTCCTGGCAAAAGCACATGGCAAGGTGACAATTCACGGCTCCATCAGTCACTCGGAAGTCCCCCAGGCGCTCGCGAACGCGCGTGGACTCGTCTTCCCAAGCGAATGCCCGGAGGGAGGCGTTCCACAGTCTTATGTCGAAGCGCTGTCGGCGGGGCGCATGGTCGTTGCCTTGGGCGGCAGCAGCGCTGCAGATGACCTCATTGAGGCCGGCGCCGGTGTCGTCTTTGCCACCTGGGATGAGCTCGGCCAGGCACTCGACGAGGCCTTTCAGAACGTTGGCATCTTCAGTCGTCGTGCGAGGGAACACTACTTGGCGAATTATCGGGCCAGCACGTTTCTCGAGCGCATGGCTGCCCTCTACGACACGATGGTCGATCAATCCAGGTCATCGCATGCCTAGGGTAGTGATCCTGCAGGAGTACATTCCCGAATACAGAGTCGCGTTCTTTGAGACGCTTCAGGCTCTGTGCGCCGCCGAGGGCATCGCTCTCACCGTTGCATCCGGCAGAGCCAACGCTGACCAGGCACTGCGGGGAGATGGGGCTAGCCTCACCGTTGCCGAGCCGATACTGCAGCGCGAATGGTTGATTCTGGGCCGCAGGGTGGTACTGCGAAAGACACGGGAGGTCCTTGAGGGTGCCGATCTCGTCATTATGGAGCAGGCGCGTCGAAATGCCGATGCTTACCGCCTCTTGCTGCCACGACGTCCCGGCTCGCTCAAAATCGCGCTCTGGGGGCATGGACGTGACTACACCCGACCCACCAAAGTGTGGGATCGGACCCTGCAGCGGCTGCTGACAACACGGGCAGCCTGGTTCTTCGCATACACGCAAGGTGGGGCAGATGCCGTTGCCGCGCAGGGAGTCAACCGTGCGAAGATCACTGTTGTGCAGAATTCCATTGATACCGCCGCTCTCCGGGCGAGCATCGATGGCGTGTCCGCCGTAATGATGGACGAGTTCAATCGGCGGCACAATCTTCGCGGCCGGACTGCCTTATTCGTCGGAGCCCTGGACGAGTCCAAACGGCTTTCCTTCTTGGTCGATGCAGCCCGACTCTGCTACAGCGCGAACCCAGATTTTCGACTTTTGGTGGCCGGCGACGGCCCGCTGCGGTCCTGGCTCGAGGGCCAAGCGAATACGTTCCCGTGGCTCGGTTACCTAGGGGCGCTGACGGGGGACAGTAAGGCGCTTGCCCTGGCGTCCTCTCAAGTGCTTGCTATGCCCGGCCGGGTGGGTCTCGTCGCGGTCGATAGTTTCAGCGCCCAAATCCCGATCGTCACGACAAATTGGCAGTGGCACGCACCTGAATTTGAGTATCTGATCGATGGAACCAACGCTGTCGTCTCCGTGGACTCGACGGAGGAATACTCTGGGGCTCTCTCGCGCGTACTCGACGACCCGGCGTTGCTCCTCCAATTGGGAGCGGGCTGCGCCCGATCCAGCGAAGAGGTAACGATAGACGCGATGGCGATGAATTTCCTCGGCGGGATTCGTGGCGCGCTGGGCGCCGGTCGAGCATGAGTTTTTCCGTGATCATGGCCTGCCACAATCGCAGGCCCCTAACAATCAATGCCATCCGACGGGCGAAGGCGTCCGCCGATGCCGCAGGAGTCGTCGTTCGGTTCACGGTGTTCGACGACGGCTCGACCGACGGCACGGCACAGGCACTCGCGCAGGAGCCCTCTGAGATCGCCGTTGTCCAGGGCGACGGCACCGCCTTCTGGGCGCGAGGAATGGCTGCGGCCGAGGAGGCCGCCCTGGCGGCGGGCAGCGCGAGCGACAGTGAAACGCTGGTGTGGCTCAACGACGACGTGGTCTTGGATCTAGATGCGTTCACTCGCTTGAAGACAGTCTTGGAAAAGCATCCAGACTCGATTGTGGCCGGCGCGATGCGGGAACCGGCAACAGCGGGCGTGAGTTATTCGGGACTGAATAGAAGTGGGCTCCACCCGTTGCGGTTCGAGCGGGTGCAGCCCGCCGACTCCGTACAGGGGGTCGACACCTTCAACGGCAATCTCGTTGCTGTGCCAGCGCAGGTAGCACACCGTCTGACCGGTATCGATGGCGGTTTCTCGCATGCCTTGGCAGACATTGACTACGGTTTGAGGGCATCCCGTCTCGGAATACCCGTGCTGCTCGCTGCGGGCACTTTCGGCGAATGCGCAGCGAACCAACCCGCTCCGATTCGCGGTGTCATCGAAGAGTGGCGTGCATTTACCGGGTACAAAGGCGGAGGGAACTTCGCCTCTCTAAAGCGAATCCTGCAACGTAGCAACAGAAGATCTTGGAGCTTGATAATCGCAGTCACCTACGCCCTGTGGTGGGCGCGTCGCCTTGGCAGAACTCCCCAAGGAAAGGCGTAGCCACATGAGAACTCTCTTGCGGCCTTGGGCGAGAAGATTCCGGGCTGCCTTGATGTCGGCTCGGCTGGTGGCCCTCCGCCGACAAGGCATTTCCGGCGCCCAGGGGATGCTGGTCTTCGGCCGAACTCACCTCTTCGTGGCCAGGGGGAGCACAATCGAGATCGGCCGAAACGTTGTGCTAAACGCAGACATGCGTCGCAACACCTTGGAAGCACGGGGTCCGGTCGTTCTTCGCACACTCAACGCCAACGCGGTCATCAGAATCGGTGACGATACGGGTCTCACCAGTGCCACGGTGAGTTCGGCGCAGCAAATCTCCATCGGTGCCCGAGTCTTGATTGGAGCGGGCGTCCTCATAACCGATTCCGACCATCACGTCGTTCTACCCCCGTCCACAGTCTCCCGGCGATACCTTGGTCCTCCCACTCCGCGCGAGTCGGATCGAGTCCTCATCGAGAATGACGTATTCCTGGGTGCGCGAAGCATCGTGCTCAAGGGCGTGACGATCGGTGAAGGATCGGTGATCGGTGCCGGTTCCGTAGTCGCGTCGAGTATTCCGCCGTGGTCGATCGCGGCCGGCAACCCATGCCGTGTCATTGGAACGAGTCAGAATTGAAGCTCCACATTGCTCTGTGCGGACCGGCGACGCTTTCGCTGCTGCAACCGTACGTCACGGCTCCCATCGAAACTGCCGGATATCCGTTCCCACTGATTCCGACCTTGGCTATTGAGTATCTCGAACTCGGGCACACGGTGTCTGTGGTCACAACCGCCACTGACATTCGTGACGCGCAAGAATTCCGCGGAGAACGGCTTACTGTGATTGTGGTGCCGTCGCGGTCGAGGGCGAGGGATCGGGTCGCTGACCTGTTCTCTCGAGAGCGCAAAGGTGTTCGCGATGCCCTGCGCCGTCTTGCCCCGGATATTGTCCATGCGCACTGGACCTACGAGTTCGCTCTCGGTGCGCAAGCCGCGGCGGTTGCACCGGTCCTGGTCACGGCGCACGATGCGCCGCTGACCATATTGCGGCATATGCGGGACGGGTACCGCGCGGTGCGGGCGGTCATGGCATATCTGGCACGGGTGAGGATTCACAATCTCACCGCGGTCTCACCTTACTTGGCGAAAAAATGGAGCCAAGAAATGGTTTATCGCCGGACGATCCCTGTTATCCCCAACCCGACCCCCGAACTAGAGCTTGGTACCCGCCTCGCGGGCCCCAAGGATGACGTGGTTCTTGAGGTCGCCGATGGTTCCCCGCTAAAGAATGTCCAGGCACTCATGCGGGCGT belongs to Cryobacterium sp. SO2 and includes:
- a CDS encoding acyltransferase; this encodes MRRNTLEARGPVVLRTLNANAVIRIGDDTGLTSATVSSAQQISIGARVLIGAGVLITDSDHHVVLPPSTVSRRYLGPPTPRESDRVLIENDVFLGARSIVLKGVTIGEGSVIGAGSVVASSIPPWSIAAGNPCRVIGTSQN
- a CDS encoding glycosyltransferase family 4 protein → MILQEYIPEYRVAFFETLQALCAAEGIALTVASGRANADQALRGDGASLTVAEPILQREWLILGRRVVLRKTREVLEGADLVIMEQARRNADAYRLLLPRRPGSLKIALWGHGRDYTRPTKVWDRTLQRLLTTRAAWFFAYTQGGADAVAAQGVNRAKITVVQNSIDTAALRASIDGVSAVMMDEFNRRHNLRGRTALFVGALDESKRLSFLVDAARLCYSANPDFRLLVAGDGPLRSWLEGQANTFPWLGYLGALTGDSKALALASSQVLAMPGRVGLVAVDSFSAQIPIVTTNWQWHAPEFEYLIDGTNAVVSVDSTEEYSGALSRVLDDPALLLQLGAGCARSSEEVTIDAMAMNFLGGIRGALGAGRA
- a CDS encoding glycosyltransferase family 4 protein, coding for MKVAVVHSYYSSRQSSGENVVVDAQVAAMREFGLDVEVIAARTDDLEQAPGYASRAALRVATGRGGSPLEQIEAINPDVVHVHNLFPNWGTQWLSKWERPIVATVHNFRPVCAAGTLFRDGKVCTACPDSSALRAIQHACYRGSRVATLPLAVKSRGGVSGDRLLSRADRVILLTARARGLYEGFGLEPQKIEVIPNFVRDLGAVTEAPGRPGWAYTGRLSAEKGILNLVRHWPAMESLDVYGDGPLRGELEVLAKAHGKVTIHGSISHSEVPQALANARGLVFPSECPEGGVPQSYVEALSAGRMVVALGGSSAADDLIEAGAGVVFATWDELGQALDEAFQNVGIFSRRAREHYLANYRASTFLERMAALYDTMVDQSRSSHA
- a CDS encoding WecB/TagA/CpsF family glycosyltransferase, with the protein product MSTSIENEARGASEQAHVTQWVGPVEFVSSDSLRAVHQILDLVHDGRGVHVHLANAYTVSLADTSPEYRSVLAAPAINFPDGKPIGWTSALRGHSPALRQVRGPQLFLDVFDAGRAHGIKHFLLGSTPEVLASLQLVLADRFPGVQIVGVESPPFRPLSPEELAAQDSRIRDTAADIVWVGLGTPKQDVEAQRLAGSLPIVAVAIGAAFDFAAGTIRPAPAWVTAIGFEWAYRFAREPRRLWKRYVFGNARFVKTALLSKPRPAPTSTKIRG
- a CDS encoding glycosyltransferase; translated protein: MSFSVIMACHNRRPLTINAIRRAKASADAAGVVVRFTVFDDGSTDGTAQALAQEPSEIAVVQGDGTAFWARGMAAAEEAALAAGSASDSETLVWLNDDVVLDLDAFTRLKTVLEKHPDSIVAGAMREPATAGVSYSGLNRSGLHPLRFERVQPADSVQGVDTFNGNLVAVPAQVAHRLTGIDGGFSHALADIDYGLRASRLGIPVLLAAGTFGECAANQPAPIRGVIEEWRAFTGYKGGGNFASLKRILQRSNRRSWSLIIAVTYALWWARRLGRTPQGKA
- a CDS encoding glycosyltransferase family 4 protein, with product MKLHIALCGPATLSLLQPYVTAPIETAGYPFPLIPTLAIEYLELGHTVSVVTTATDIRDAQEFRGERLTVIVVPSRSRARDRVADLFSRERKGVRDALRRLAPDIVHAHWTYEFALGAQAAAVAPVLVTAHDAPLTILRHMRDGYRAVRAVMAYLARVRIHNLTAVSPYLAKKWSQEMVYRRTIPVIPNPTPELELGTRLAGPKDDVVLEVADGSPLKNVQALMRAFFLVREVKPEVKLHLVGPGLDGRGAMKAWAQENGLDAGVVFLGVLDRHAIATEYANATVFCHASLEESQGLCLLEAMSARVPIVAGADSGGVAWTLFEGKAGTLVDVRDPRAISMAITALLSDPVAAAQQGLDAEALMRSRFSPGVVAAQYLTEYRRLIDAPRVKGEAR